In the Populus trichocarpa isolate Nisqually-1 chromosome 1, P.trichocarpa_v4.1, whole genome shotgun sequence genome, one interval contains:
- the LOC7492045 gene encoding 40S ribosomal protein S16 has translation MATAAPTESVQCFGRKKTAVAVTHCKRGRGLIKINGSPIELVEPEILRFKAYEPILLLGRHRFAGVDMRIRVKGGGHTSQIYAIRQSIAKALVAFYQKYVDEQSKKEIKDILVRYDRTLLVADPRRCETKKFGGRGARARFQKSYR, from the coding sequence ATGGCGACAGCTGCACCAACAGAGTCGGTTCAATGTTTCGGGCGGAAGAAAACGGCAGTAGCAGTCACCCACTGCAAGCGCGGCCGCGGCCTAATCAAAATCAACGGCAGCCCAATTGAACTCGTTGAACCGGAGATCCTCCGATTCAAGGCTTACGAGCCAATCCTCCTCCTTGGACGACATCGATTTGCTGGTGTCGACATGAGGATCAGAGTAAAGGGTGGAGGTCATACCTCGCAGATTTACGCGATAAGGCAGAGCATAGCGAAGGCTCTTGTTGCTTTCTATCAAAAGTATGTTGATGAGCAAAGCAAGAAGGAGATTAAAGATATACTGGTTAGGTACGATAGGACTTTGCTTGTAGCGGATCCAAGAAGGTGCGAGACTAAGAAGTTTGGTGGACGTGGTGCCCGTGCTAGGTTCCAGAAGAGTTACCGTTGA
- the LOC7492044 gene encoding caffeoyl-CoA O-methyltransferase 2, whose product MAANGEEQQTQAGRHQEVGHKSLLQSDALYQYILETSVYPREPECMKELRELTAKHPWNIMTTSADEGQFLNMLLKLINAKNTMEIGVFTGYSLLATALAIPEDGKILAMDINRENYELGLPVIQKAGLEHKIEFKEGPALPVLDQMIEDGKYHGTYDFIFVDADKDNYINYHKRLIELVKVGGLIGYDNTLWNGSVVAPADAPMRKYVRYYRDFVLELNKALAADPRIEICMLPVGDGITLCRRIK is encoded by the exons ATGGCCGCCAACGGAGAGGAACAGCAGACTCAGGCCGGAAGGCATCAAGAAGTTGGCCACAAGAGCCTTTTGCAAAGTGATGCTCTTTACCAG TATATTCTTGAGACCAGTGTGTACCCAAGAGAGCCTGAATGCATGAAGGAGCTTAGAGAGTTGACTGCCAAGCATCCTTG GAACATCATGACCACATCTGCTGATGAAGGGCAATTCTTGAACATGCTTTTAAAGCTTATCAATGCCAAGAACACCATGGAGATTGGTGTTTTCACTGGCTATTCTCTCTTGGCCACTGCTCTTGCTATCCCTGAGGATGGAAAG ATCTTGGCTATGGACATCAACAGAGAAAACTATGAACTGGGTCTCCCGGTGATTCAGAAAGCTGGTCTGGAACACAAGATTGAGTTCAAGGAAGGCCCTGCTCTGCCAGTTCTCGATCAAATGATTGAAGAT GGAAAGTACCATGGAACTTATGACTTCATCTTTGTGGATGCTGACAAGGACAATTATATTAACTACCACAAGAGGTTGATTGAGCTTGTCAAAGTCGGAGGGTTGATTGGGTATGACAACACCCTGTGGAATGGATCTGTGGTGGCACCAGCCGATGCGCCGATGAGGAAGTATGTGAGGTACTATAGGGACTTTGTTCTGGAGCTCAATAAGGCACTTGCAGCTGACCCCAGGATTGAAATTTGCATGCTTCCTGTTGGTGATGGTATCACTCTCTGCCGTCGGATCAAGTGA